The following nucleotide sequence is from Anolis sagrei isolate rAnoSag1 chromosome 11, rAnoSag1.mat, whole genome shotgun sequence.
CAAAGCAAAGGgggataatattaataatttatatattattataaatatattatataatatataaaatattattataatatttaatgggagaaaaataattatttaaggGGACACacctatttattatcattattattattaatttaaggggagatttttattattactattattatttcaaggGGAGGTTATTATGTAATGAGAGGCGAAGCAATGATTGGAAGGGTGGCTGCAAttgttattaatagtattatgtaATGAGAGGAAAATAACTATGTAAGGAGCGGCTGTTCTCATTAGTAGTACTATTATGTAACTATGTATTATGTAATTATTTAAGTACAaaagcatttgttgttgttacagagtgttgttgttattactattgttattttattaataatagtaataatggtggtgcaatgggttaaactcttgtgccggctgaactgctgacctgaaggtcggtggttcgaatccggggagcggggtgagctcccacctgtcagttccagcttctcgtGTTCCACAGGATGGTGACAtatccgggcaacgtccttgcagacggccagttctctcacaccggaagcgacttgcagtttctcaagttgctcctgacacaaaaataaattATGTAAGATAGCTACTTGATGAGAGGTTCAGACAAATAATAATGAGAACGACAActctaagtaataataataataataataattattattattattattattattattccctgacTTCAGGACCAAGTTGGAAAAACCCCATTGGAACTACTAATGAGAACAGAGGCTGTTCTTATTAGTAGAAGTATTATgtaacaatatatttatttatgtcattatTTAAGTACAAAaggaagtgttgttgttgttgttgttctcatcTTACATAATATTCTAATATTCTAGCATATTTATAGAATATTTAGTATATTTCCTGTatatattctattctatctatctatattataaTGTAGTATTATAGTATGCTtatagtatatttattatatttctatatattataggtatatactaataatatatgtCTAATATAGTACtatagtatatttattatatttctacgTAGTATATTATGTTATAGTATTGCTCATTCTTCTTTGGtggtttctccccttttccacttcttgtgcatgtcacacacacatatacaccctaACAATGATAGTAATGAtaatttttttggtgtcaggagtgacttgagaaacttatttatttatcatatcaggagcaaaccgaTGTATTTAAGAAAACACGGTCAtaagcttctttggaagcttttaaacagaggctggatggccatctgtcaagggtgatttgaatgcaaaattcctgcttcttggcagaatggggttggactggatggcccatgagatctcttccaactctttgattctatgattctataataggtcataatagataataataattgcattaataatacaaataacataataatatgacataatataatataaaataataataataataattgtaacctAAACAATAGGTAAATGGTAATGATGATAATAGTAGGTATAATAGATggaaataattgtaataatatattgtcATCTGTATAAATCTATATAATTTCATTACCTGTATAACTTGTATGCTAAGTGTAATAAGGGtgtttggaccataataaaaattatctatctatctatctatctatctatctaaataaataaataaataaataaataaataaataaaaatgtaacgttcgtatgtgggattaacataactcaaaaaccactggatgaattgacaccaaaattggacacaatacacgtaccaggccaacaagtgaccatcactcataaaaacactgaaaaacacaggaaagggacttaaaaagccaaaaaaataaaaaagtacattacaacacatgtgcaagaCCACATAtgtaaacacaaatacacatataaacaaatatatacacacacataacacatatatacagactgggccacagcaacgcgtggcaggggacagctagtaatataataatcatGTAATATAATAACAGTACTAATTATaaccctctccctttctctctctctctctctctctctgcgcaGTGAAGGAGGAGGCGGAGCGGGAGATCTCCAGCTCGCGAGCCACGCCCCCGGCGCCACCTTGCCCCACTCCCTCCTCTTGCCCTGCCCCCTCCTCTTCGTGCTGCCCGTCCTCATCCTCACCCTCGTCCTCGCCCTCCTCATCGTCATCGGGTTCCGGTTCTGGGCCGGGCTGCCGGCTGAAGAAACCTCGTAAGGCACGCACGGCATTCACAGACCACCAGTTGGCGCAGCTGGAGCGCTCCTTTGAGCGGCAGAAGTACCTCAGCGTGCAGGACCGCATGGAGCTCGCCGCCGCCCTCTCCCTCTCCGACACGCAGGTCAAGACCTGGTACCAGAACAGGAGGTAGATCTCTCTATTATATCTatttattaggcatgtgcaaacaAATCAGAAGAGTCGGAAATCGGAAGAAAATCGGAAGATCTGGTCCCAGAACAGGAGGTCCATTTCCATTCTATCAAGCTATCATTATCATATTTATTACTATCATTCTGTTGATTCCGCGTTAAGCTTGCTACTGCCCTCGTCCTCTCCGACACCCAAGTCTGGTATCAGAACAGGAGATCCGTCTCTCCATTATAGATCcaattatcatcattatatttattattatactaatgtccaattatcataattatatttatatctacatccaattatcattattatatttattattatactaggtTTGATGCAGTTGGTGCATCCTTACTGATAAGAATTTCCAACTACGAGGCCTGCATGAAAGGTGAAAGGTGCAACTCTTCCACGTCAAACTCTCAGAAGAGGACCAAGCAGTATGGTCGTCCCTTCAACAGGAAGCCACCTCGCTTGCACATCACCAGATCCACATGTCCAAACACACAGCAGACACAGCAGCAAAATGATCACCCATGCCATAGCAGTCTGTTGACACGTGTGGCTCCACCTCTCTGGCCTCTCAACAGCATCCCATCGGGTGATCGAAGACCTTCCCTTTGATGCCTTAGATTTATTTCATTCAGGCATGGACAACAAATTGAAATCCAATCAGGACTTTAAGTTGTTGGCAGCAAAATGTGGAATCAACCGCAAAATTCCCATTGGAACCAACAGCGTTTTTGCCGCTATGGCCAGCAGAATTACCGCCAGCACTATAGACCCACTCCTACCTCACTGACACAGCAACCATGTCAGCCTCAACAACCCAGAATTACCAAACCCGCTTGGCTAACAATCAGCCCAAGCCCTGTGTTTGACATTGTGACAGATGATATTGTGTCTTTATCACTTACCACTATCACCACCACACCAAGTCCATCCCAACAACTGAACTTTACAACACCCGACGATGTAGACAAAAATTCCTTGAGTGACCACCTCGTACGTTACTCGCAAGCCTGGAGAACCATTACTTCAGATGCGTGAGTTCTCCAGAAAAAGGctacacattaaaattcatagaGCTCCTCACCGACAGGGAACATCCTCAACAACCAACCTTCACAGGCAATAATGGAAGAGGTCTGCTCCCTACTTACCAATAGTGCCATGCAACCTGTCACATCACAGGAAGACACAACAACCTTTTTCTCGATACTTTGCCTTTCCCTAAAAGAGCTGGAGGCCTCTGCTATACTCTGGACCTGAGGGACCTAAACACATTTATATTGCCAAAAAATTCAGAATTGTCACGGTATCATCAATCCTTCCTCTGCTCCGCAAAGGAGACTGGTTTGTGTCCATCGACCTCCACATTGCGGTACACCACTCTCACAGtcacttcctctccttcagagTCCTTTACCAGACCTACCAATTCACAGTCCTCCCCTTCGTTTTGGCCACGGCACCAACAGTATTCACCAAGTGCATGTCGGTAGTAGCGGTGCACCTCCAAAAACAATGTTGTACTCTTTCCCTACCTTGATGATTGGCTGATTGTTGCATGTTCACCTGGTGCCCTCAAGACCCAAATGAAATACGCCCTCTGTTGAACTTCTTTGGCCTACAATTTTGGCCTAAGACTCAAAATCAGCTCCTGATACTTCAAAACGGAACGGCTCAAagagaaatgaaaacagaagTCGGGGCCAAAATAGTTAAAAAcgaattaaaaaccatttaaagaaACCACTCGACAATTCAATCAGTGAAGCCCAGGCTGTTGAACATTGACATGTTTGCTTTCCTCCCTCGTTTTTGAAAGAGTCACACTTCTCCCCCATTAATAATGGATCCTAATTACTTGCGTAGGGCATCAATAATTAAGCGCCGTTACAGTAATCACACAATTATGATGGCGATAAATAATTGAACGGAGAAAAGCGGTCGGCGGGTGAATGGGTCTCTGCAGCCGGGGATAATGGGCTTGAAATCCTTCAGAAACTGATTACATTGAAGACAAAATAATATATAacgtatatttgtatgtgtgtaaatatatatatatagtatttgtaCACAATACTATTCTATTCCATTGTATTCTAGGGGATAAACAGCGTAATAATGGTGATAATAAATATGATCatataatagatataataatgatagtgtgaataataaatataatggtgataaatgtaatagaaataataataaatataataatgataaatataatcaatatagtggctcagcaggttaaactgctgacccactgaacttgctgaccaaaaggtcagtggctcAAATCCATGGAATGGGATGAGCTCTatgtctatattattattattattattattattatttatatattatatttattgcgaTATgcaataatgattattattaatgtattattaatgcgttattattatgtttattaatacTCTCTGTAAGAAGACCAAAGTGGCTatgtctgtattattattattattattattattatatattatatttattcatattctCCGCAAGGAGACTCTAAGCGGCTCTGTCTATATGCTGATGCTGATGCTGTTGTCTCTCCCTCTTTTGCTCCAGGACGAAGTGGAAGCGCCAGACTGCTGTGGGCCTGGAGCTGCTGGCCGAGGCCGGCAACTACTCTGCGCTGCAGCGCCTCTTCCCACCGCCCTACTTCTTTCCCCCAGGAGGGCTGCCCGGGATTGACCCCTCCGCTGCCGCTGCCCTCTACCTCTACCGGGGGGCCCCTCCCCCACACGGCCCCGTCACCCCCGTCACCCCATCCCCTGTCACCCCTGCTGTGACCCCCCCTCTGCCGCGACCCCTGGTGCCTCGCCTCCTGCTTCACGGGCTGGGCGCGGCTGAGGGGGGGCTAGCGGGGGTCATGCCCAGGTCGGCACAGCCCCGGTGAAGCACTGTCATGATCACTCATGCCATGCAACTCTGAGTTCCCCAGTCCTGACCTGAGCACATGGTCGATGGCTGAAAGTGGGGACAGGATGCTGCAAGGACACGTGGACCGGCCGTAAAAGTCAATGGCCCTGAGGTAGGAGAAGGTGGGCTCTGGTATGTGGGAAAGAGCAAGCACCAGGCAACAGAGGTTGTGGGTCATTGTAGTGAAGGCTTTATATAGACGAGCAGTAGTGCGAGACTCTTGGATTCCAAACTTTAAAGAGGTCTCGTGTCTTCAACCCATGCATCTTTAGCTCAAAGTCAAAATTGGGAGAGAATTTGGCCCACTTCAACTGCTTTGGGGGCATTCTGCATGGCGTTTGGGGTGCTTCCAGGTTTCTGCGTTCGGTGTACAGTTGtcccttgctactttgcagttcgcttttgcggactcgctgttttgcggttctTCAATCattattaatgtaaaatatttatcgccgtatttttgctgttttgcggGGTTTTGTGGTACTCGGTAAAAGAACAATCTCATGCATTGACTGGTTCTCCCACCAAATCAGGCATATTCACTGTCAGCAAGGGGTGGTTTAATAAATTTCAGAAGCGCTATGGACTTGAGAGCAACATCCTttgaggggaaaagggaagaagaatgagagataataataataataataataacaacaatataacatcatataatatattattttatatttttatacagtggtccctcactacttcgtggttcactttttgcggactcactgttttgcgtTTTTTCAATATGGACTTAAGAGCTGCCTCTGCGGATAAAGCCAGAGCTGAGGATtacataaacaacaataataaaataataaaatttatttatatcccgctaccatctcccgagggactcggtgcggttacatgaggctgagcccgcaatacatcagtgataaagcaataacaacaattaatacagacaataaaataaaactcataacaaaaaataaacaataacagtaacacaaggacattaaaaacctatggctgggccaaatataataattaaaataagaataatgctgaacatgaacagatgaaatatgaactaggatagagttttcagagagtgatggggcgtgcagacattcctagatcaatagtaaagtgcatttcaaggacatattgctgggagtttccttattctgagaaggcacactggaacaaccacattttcaggctccttctaaagggttggggcatgtctgatatccttggggagtgagttccagagtcgaggggccaccactgagaaagccctctcccttgtccccactaatcgcgcttgcgatagaggtgggagcgtgagcagggcctccccagatgatcgaagggattgtgtgggttcgtacacagatatgcagtcacgcaggtaggcgggtcccaaaccgttcagggctttataggtaagaacctgcaccttgaaatgggaccggaaaatgaacggcagccagtggagctccttaaacaggagggttataTAGTATATAAGTGTGGGGAGGATTTATAaaaacttaaaa
It contains:
- the BARHL1 gene encoding barH-like 1 homeobox protein, producing the protein MNDGACSSLAPPPMEAPHGFGIDSLLSRSPAPSSCSSSSSKEGGALLEGAELSPTSSSGSGSGLVGGGGCPSPPRGPLETAADPAGPPRPGPAPAQSRTVTSSFLIRDILADCRPLAGPAPHPGHAHANATPTPGTGYQVKEEAEREISSSRATPPAPPCPTPSSCPAPSSSCCPSSSSPSSSPSSSSSGSGSGPGCRLKKPRKARTAFTDHQLAQLERSFERQKYLSVQDRMELAAALSLSDTQVKTWYQNRRTKWKRQTAVGLELLAEAGNYSALQRLFPPPYFFPPGGLPGIDPSAAAALYLYRGAPPPHGPVTPVTPSPVTPAVTPPLPRPLVPRLLLHGLGAAEGGLAGVMPRSAQPR